DNA from Drosophila suzukii chromosome 2R, CBGP_Dsuzu_IsoJpt1.0, whole genome shotgun sequence:
AAGCAGGGATTCTCCAATCGTATGTCCAGGCATGGGAATCTCCAACACATGACCCGCCGTTACCGCACTGGGATTAATCTCCCGCAATCTTTGGGCCGCAGTGGTGGCCTTCATTCGGTTGCCCGCTACAGCGTCTGCATGGGTGTAGAGATTCTGGCGCACTGGATTGGAGAATCCCACTTTCCCGTTGTCCAGCAGCGTGATGTGCTTGAAGCCCCAAGACTGAAAGAATTAAACTATTATTTAATTCAGCTAGGTTGTATATACAGATAAACCCACCAGGAGATTTCTAGCCACAGCACAGCCTAAGGTACCAGCTCCAAACAGCAGGCATTTGGTTTGCGAGATGACTTCCAGATTGAGATCGGGAACCAGGCGCCACTTCATTAGTTTCAGGTTAAGGTTAACAGAGTTCTCAGCAAgtctaaaacaaaaaaaataatatatatttatcaaTTCAATTTAAGTCGGAAATTAACATGATAAATGTATCTCGAACTAAGGACACATTTATAACACTGGTATTTCTTATCTGGGTCTATAGCTACTAACTTACTTGGCTGGATCCATGCTGTCCCTCATGCAAACCATTCTCGGGCCCattttgccatttttattAAGCTCCCAGCCCACAAATTTTAACTCCCCGGGCTGGCTCAGATCGCAAGCTTCTGTTTGGATCACCTGCCATACGCGGCTGTCATCCATCTGCATTTGTTGATTGTATCGCAAGCCCAGAAACTTGACAGATTTGCCAACAAATGACGGACTGTAATGGAAACAGATAACTGTTAGTTGGAGCTATAGTTAATTATAGTTACGACCCACCATTGCTGGAGCAAGAAGGCCACATAGTTCCGCATCAACCAAGCGGGATGATCGTACTCGCTGGGATCGGCAAAGGCAAAATAATAGTGTTCCACATCCTTTTCGTTCAGGCAGCTTAAGCTACGGGCTTCGAACACCTTATGCTCCTCATTGGCATATAAAATGAAGAAGTTCTGTGACTCAGCCGGAAGTAATTTCAAAGCCTCTATATAGTTCTGACTATAGGGTAAGTCGCGCAGCCTTTGAACGGCACCCTGCAGCTTTAGGGTGGGCGTTAGGGGGCAGGGAAAGGCGAACCAGTAGTAGTAGCTGTGGCACTTCAAATCGGCGAAGGAGAGGACAAAGAACCGGGTCAACAGACTGGGATCCCTCAAAACCTCACCGCTGCTCATGTTAGCCAGCAGTTCCTTGCCCTCATCGGCCAGCAGTTGTAGCTTGTCCAGGGCCTTGAACTCTTCGATTGTGTTCTTGTTGTAGATGGTGCCGCTGGCGGAATGGCTGAACTTCGGGGGCTGTGCCGTCCTGAAATGCGGGTCAATAAGTAGTGTGAGGGGCAACGCTCTTATCCACTCCAGCTTTCAGAACTCACCTGTTGTAGGCCGTGTAGTCCACTTCCATGAGACACCCACTGGCATTTCGATTTGTGTAATGTCCAGCAATGGAACGCTTGGAGTCGGACAGGCGATCGTGGTCCAGCTTGAGCTCCGCTAGCTTATGCCAGAAAGTGGGCGACACAAAGGATTCCCACGGTGCAAATTGCAATATCATCTCTTTATCCGCACTCATCTTTAGCTGTGGGCGTTGTTTACGTTTAAAACAGCTTTGCTGCAAGTAAACGATAAGAAAATACCACCTGGCCAAAAAGTAAATACCATTAAATACCACTTCAGTTTCAAGAAATACCATTCATCTTAATTTAGGGTATTCCCTAAACTTTTGCATAGAAATTAACTGCTTACCAGCTGGTCCATATAAGCTCCATTTTTAGAAATTTCGTTcgtttttttgttaaattctTAGCAGTTCAGCAATCGAAAAGTTTAGGGAATACCTTGTATTCAGACCGTTTTGGCTTggaagtgttttttttttttgctaaatAATTGTCCAACGTATAATAGTTGTACCCGGTTAGAGACCTCTAGAATCCAGTTCAGTTTGTATGGAACAACTGACCGAAATTCAATTAACAATGCAAGAGTTTGGGGAATTCcctaaaacttttttaattttgaatttttgacTAAATTAACTTTATAGCTAAAAGGACGTAAGGTTCTGTCTATATATCACGTATTCATAGTTTTTCTGATTTTTGACCATCCCTCTCCCCtcatttaattaatttattgacCAAAACAAGTTGATTTGTTTCACAGGCGTAATCACTTGTACTTGTTTCAGTACGAAATGGAGTCCTGAAGAATCATTTTAGCTTAGCTTACCTTTTGAATCATTTTAAACAAGGGACAAAAAACTGATGTTTATccaaaaaatgtgaaaattaattttgcattgaatttttaaaaatctacCCATTTGGCGGATAAGGGAACACCCCAAATGGAAAATATATCGCTTATTGAACTCTTCGATCAATCGccagaaaaattaaaattcctTGCGAGGCCTgcaatattattaataattgTGTATTTAAGGGGTTGGCGAAGGGTTCAGCTCGTGAAATACTGGTAGTTTATCAAGAATATTTCGACAGTATCAAATAAACAACGATTTCTGTCCCATCCTAACTTGACGTCTGTAATTCGGGGACTTCCATAATTGAGACTTGCTCAGCACTTACTGTCTTTCGGATCTGGTGTATAACAGAATCACGGAAGACTCGCAATGGCAGAGCCGGATGCATACGGATCTCCTCAGGATCTACTGTCCCAACAGGAGACATCGCCCATTTTGGCCCTTAACGACGACTGCTTGGAACGTGTCCTGCAAAAACTAGGACTGCAGGATCAGCTACGATTCGCCAGGACCTGCCTACGATTTAGGTCTGTCTACAAGATGGCCACTCCCAGGCTGCACAAGTCCGTAAACTCGAATGAGCTAGATAAATGTTCCGCATGGGAAATACGCGACTTCTTCATGCTGTCTGGAGCTCATGTACGGGGCATTAAGGTCAGGCATATGAAGAAACAACTAGCCGAAATGGCAAAGGAAAAGTGCATCAATCTAAGGACGTTGCATTTAATGTTCTGCCGTAATATACAATTCACGAAGTCTATCATCGACAATGCCTGTCATCTGGAGGCTCTGGAGATATGCTGTTCAAGCCTTCGCGATGAAGACATTTCTGTGTTCCAAAACCTAAACTATCTAAAGGTCTTTAAGTTGAGCGAAAGTTTAATAACTGGAAGCACCTTTTACAAGCTACCTACTTCCATCGAGGTGTTAAAGCTTGACTGCCAGTATTTGGAAGTCGACTACCTTCCCAAGATTTGCAAGCGCTTAACCAAACTGAGATCCCTCGACCTCCTGCGTGTGGAAATGAACGACGAGGTCTTTAAAACGATGGTAATGGAGAACTCTTGTCCTTTGCTAGAGGCACTCCGATTTACCATGACCCTCAGCCGCAACAGCGAGTATGTGGCTCAACTGCCAAGCCTAAAAGAGCTAAGGATTTTCAGTGCCTCAGTGGACTGTTACGGTTTGAATCTTCTACGCTCACACAAACGGCAACTCTATAATAGATTATTGAACGAAGTCATCGACGGTTTAGTGGAGTACAAGTGCGAGAAGCTAGATCATTTAACAATTCGTAGTCGCTTAACCAAGGAACAACTAATACAGGTCGGTAAGCTTAGCGCCCTCCGAGTCCTCTCCTTGACTTGGGTGGACGTTGACTGTACGCCAATCGCCAAACTCAAAATGTTGGAGAAGATAGTCTTCATGGAACCGTGCGTCAATTACTCAATGGTATTGCACCTGTTTCACGCCTGTCCAAAACTACACTTTTTGGGATTGAATGTCACCTGCGTAAACGCTATGTTGATACATGGGATTTCAGACCGAGTAAGCCAGGAGATGACCAACAATAATATGCAGAGAAAGCTGCCCATTGAACTTGGGTTTTTTACGAGCAACGAGAAAATAATGATGTTTATTTGCAACGTAAGTCACGCAACTGgcatttaaattttagttttggaacattaactctttatttaaattacaaCCAATTCTTTCTAGAATCCTGAAGCGGTGCCCAAAAATATCATTAAATTGAAAGGATATAACGATTGTAGCTTTTGGCGCGTGGGTCGGTTTGATTATGACTCTTAAAAAGAAATTTGTGACTTCTGACTCTCGTACAATAAAGCGAAGCTATTGTAATCACTGGGTTCTTTTCGGTTTtcgttaaatttttaaataaaatttttaaaacctACGCGATAGTTAGCGATAATCGGAGCTATGAGGTCGGCAATGTAGTCGATAAGGTATCGCACATATCGATACATTTTTCGGTGGTCGCCTTTACAACAGACAACTGAAGAAtcaaaaacagaaaaacaaatcaaaacagAGCAATTCCAACCGAGGCACAATGGATCTGCAGCAGCTGGAGGAGCAGGCGCGCCAAGCGGCGCTCAAGGATAT
Protein-coding regions in this window:
- the LOC108018044 gene encoding uncharacterized protein, producing MAEPDAYGSPQDLLSQQETSPILALNDDCLERVLQKLGLQDQLRFARTCLRFRSVYKMATPRLHKSVNSNELDKCSAWEIRDFFMLSGAHVRGIKVRHMKKQLAEMAKEKCINLRTLHLMFCRNIQFTKSIIDNACHLEALEICCSSLRDEDISVFQNLNYLKVFKLSESLITGSTFYKLPTSIEVLKLDCQYLEVDYLPKICKRLTKLRSLDLLRVEMNDEVFKTMVMENSCPLLEALRFTMTLSRNSEYVAQLPSLKELRIFSASVDCYGLNLLRSHKRQLYNRLLNEVIDGLVEYKCEKLDHLTIRSRLTKEQLIQVGKLSALRVLSLTWVDVDCTPIAKLKMLEKIVFMEPCVNYSMVLHLFHACPKLHFLGLNVTCVNAMLIHGISDRVSQEMTNNNMQRKLPIELGFFTSNEKIMMFICNNPEAVPKNIIKLKGYNDCSFWRVGRFDYDS
- the Atg7 gene encoding ubiquitin-like modifier-activating enzyme ATG7; amino-acid sequence: MSADKEMILQFAPWESFVSPTFWHKLAELKLDHDRLSDSKRSIAGHYTNRNASGCLMEVDYTAYNRTAQPPKFSHSASGTIYNKNTIEEFKALDKLQLLADEGKELLANMSSGEVLRDPSLLTRFFVLSFADLKCHSYYYWFAFPCPLTPTLKLQGAVQRLRDLPYSQNYIEALKLLPAESQNFFILYANEEHKVFEARSLSCLNEKDVEHYYFAFADPSEYDHPAWLMRNYVAFLLQQCPSFVGKSVKFLGLRYNQQMQMDDSRVWQVIQTEACDLSQPGELKFVGWELNKNGKMGPRMVCMRDSMDPAKLAENSVNLNLKLMKWRLVPDLNLEVISQTKCLLFGAGTLGCAVARNLLSWGFKHITLLDNGKVGFSNPVRQNLYTHADAVAGNRMKATTAAQRLREINPSAVTAGHVLEIPMPGHTIGESLLAQTEDHLQVIQQQVQDHDAIFLLTDSRESRWLPTLLGAANQKIVINAALGFDSYLVMRHGSTREEAGDGGQQIDGLKCINGDQLGCYFCNDVTAPGNSLKDRTLDQQCTVTRPGVSNIAASYAVELLVALLQHPRKELAPAYYAQSGRGKSEEAAGKVPEGLLGILPHSIRGMLCNYENIVPATQKFAQCIACSAPVLNAYKKEGNAFLLKTFETAKYLEDLTGISEFKRLNSEIIDFDDDEFDMSEEDED